GTTTGACTTTTCTCCAGTATGAACCTGAAGATGCTTTAAAAATGCTGCATTCCGTGTGTAACTTTTCCCACATTCAGCACAAGCAAATGGTTTCTTTCCTGTGTGCGTTCTCTCATGTACAATAAGATGTGAGTTCTGCCTAAAATGCTGCCCACATTTTGAGCACGCAAATGGTTTTTCACATGTGTGTATTGCTTGATGTGTAAGAAGATGGGCGTTCTGACGAAAACTTTTCCCACATTCCGAGCACGGAAATGGTTTAGCTCCAGTGTGAGATCTTTTATGTATAACAAGCTCTGAACTTTGTTTAAAACTTTTCCTACATATATGACATGaaaatgttttttctgtttttatattttcatGCAGTTTTTGATGTCTCACTAGATGAGAATTCTGTCGAAATTGTTTCCCACATTCTGGGCATGCAAATGGTTTCTGTCCTGTATGTATTGTTAGATGTGTAGTAAGATGGGCGCTCTGacgaaaacatttcccacattcgggACACGCAAATGGTTTCTCTCTTGTGTGAAACCTTTTATGTTTAACAAGATCACCATTttgattaaaacatttcccacattcagaacaagcATATGGCCTGTATCCGGTGTGAACTATCTGATGCCTTACTAGATAAGCATTTTTATGAAAATCTTTCCCGCATTCAATACATGCAAATCGTTTTTCCTTTGCAATACACAGAGGGCGTTTATATAAATTTGACTTCCGATTAAAACACTTAATTATGCAATATTTCATAAACCTCTTCTTATGTGCATTCTGAATACAAGTTCTCTCTTGAGGAGAATATAACCCAAACATATTTTCTAACATAAAGTAAGGAGGGCTGCTGGATATATGTGGATTACCAGATGTACGTCTTCCCAAAGGTAAATCTGTTAGAAAGAAATGTGATTACTAAAGTATTAAAACATGTCATTTAAAAGGTCATCAAACACcattttttctattatgattcagatagagcatacagttttaaataactgtctaatttatttctattttcactgACTcgcccaatatgttcagctaactaCCAGTACTGCATCTATGctcgttcaacaaagaataccaaaaaaagcaactgtgattatagaagtaaattggaaatgtgtttgaaattgtatgctctatctgaattatgaaataaaagttGTGTTTCATTTAAAGAATAAATTACTTCTAATAAAACAAACTATTTGCTattaacatataacatatacagcaaTTTATAACTCAAAGGATAGCTTGCATTATACAAGGTTCAACACCTTTTTTTCAAATTCTAGGAGCAAGTTAATGAATTTAGGAGGCAAGAACTTTTGGCCATATatctctttataaatatatattattatagctcCTGGATTTCTCAAACCCTTTATTCTACTTGTTCAatggaaagaacagcagcagaataGTAACGAGAACACCTTACAATAACAAAATCTTCTAGGTAGAGGGTTGTACAGTTACTAGGAGATTTATCAGTAAGTGAAAGTACAaatttaaatttgtgtatgtgtccgtttttatgtatatgtgtgtgtgtatatatatatatagatatatatatatatatatatatatatatatatatatagatatatatatatatatatatatatataaacatacatacatacagagaagtgcactcacaggaacaaacaactggctcaatacaattgtcagtctgttctatggcgatttacaacctgggtgcagcttcttttaaaccagtaatgcttttcacaaagtagaactttcctgtagtatatcagtcagatcccgcctattacagtcagtccagtgccgaaataccaggcaattcctctctgaacaaggaacacagcaactccagacgatcgtttcggcctttattgggcctcatcagtgaggtgtagccatattcctctaagcacactgtggcaaacctcgccacttatgaactatgcaggaattgttatttaggctaatggttaaaatgtatgttaaactgtatgttactgtttaaactccctgctgtttcagttgggaaaccccttgtaggggagactgtttttaaaaagtgtttgttttttctgttgaaggaaaagttgttgttgactcccaagctatgtgtcgtctagttcttggtggaaaggggttattaatacaattaccaagagtagttacttgcttgtctctgcttacccaaaagatattacagatcctactgcctctctgctacaattaccaagagtagttacttgcttgtctctgcctacccaaaatatattacagatcctactgcctctctgctacaattggtggcaagcgacgggattcaaaccgcacagcaagtcgtaggacatgtgatgtatatgaacagacggtgaatggggacagattatgccagactaaagagaactgcattgaaggaattactggaggcgagaggaattattgccagcaataaaaccaaagcaaggctgattgcagagctcatggagggagaccgggtagcaggtacggccgtacccatggcgaacaacaaaactgaattccaaaaagagatgcggacccagTTGGCTatttttccgctaccccattcggaggagctcctgacacggacattagcagacgtacaggagtacttgatggtgacccgacaaaccaccccgagacccggagaggggctaccagtacactccagtgctggtacagggaaagataagattccctaccacgcattcaaggattaTACCGACacggaggtgaatgctatttgcgcccctgccgcggacgacgcagacagtttgcctcttcccgacctcctaggaatgaagaaccggaatgaaggtctgggagaggtacaattgggtgagcagTTAAGTCCTCGGGAACAAGCTCAAATaacagagctactgcaggaaaagagagacacgttctccaacgtgcctggatatacccgactggccacccatagggtagaaaccccaggtcacctccccatgcgtcaacctccttaccgcataccagaatcggtgagagaacatatgcggaaggagattgacgagatgctacagttaacttaatgataaaaccgtctctgacgcctaccctatgccccggatagatgagctcctagataaaatggctcgaggccagtacctcaccaccatagatctttgtaaggggtactggcagatcccactagccgaggatgccatccccaaatcagcgttcgtcaccccgtttggcctgtaccaattcaaggtcatgccattcgggatgaagaacgctccggctactttccagcgaatggtacatcggctactggatgggtcccaagagtacgcatgcgcctatttagacgacatagctatatttagcagctcctgggacgagcatttgaaccatataggggcgatcctagatcgcattagggaggcaggattaacccttaagcctagcaaatgtcatattgggatggcggaggtccagtacctagggcaccgagtaggtagcaggcagcagaagcccgaaccggccaaggtagagacCATAGctaagtggcccactccccgtaccaagacccaagtgctagcttttctaggtaccgcaggctattataggaagtttgtacctaattatagtacccttgccaaacccctcaccgacctcacccgtaaaaaccttcctaagattgttacctggagcccagagtgtgaacaagcattccaagaactgaaaaacgctctcgtaaatgcccctatccttgctgccccggatccaactaaacgctttctcgtccatacagacgcttctatgttttggattgggagccgtgctgagccaagtcggggctgatggcagcgagcatcctgtggcctacctaagcaggaaactgttaccccgagaagttagctacgccgccatcgaaaaggaatgcctggccgtggtgtgggccctcaagaaacttcagccatatctatatggacaacaattttccctgctcacagatcacaacccgttggtgtggcttaacagggtatccggagacaatgcccggctgttgcgctggagtttggcgctgcagccgtttgacttaacaatttattaccgacctgggaagcaaaatggcaacgccgatgggttgtccagacaaactgaacttgaaccttgatctgttaacactcctccggacctccccaagccaatccgttgggatcagactgggtatgccggtttggttctgggggagcattgtggcaaacctcgccacttatgaactatgcaggaattgttatttaggctaatggttaaaatgtatgttaaactgtatgttactgtttaaactccctgctgtttcagttgggaaaccccttgtaggggagactgtttttaaaaagtgtttgtttgttttttctgttgaagaaaaagttgttgttgactcccaagctatgtgtcgtctagttcttggtggaaaggggttattattacaattaccaagagtagttacttgcttgtctctgcttacccaaaagatattacagatcctactgcctctctgctacaattaccaagagtagttacttgcttgtctctgcctacccaaaatatattacagatcctactgcctctctgctacaattcaCACTGAGTAAGGAGTCTACGTATGGTtcccccttttttccatagggagactaaatacatacatatatatgcatctgtgtatatgtatattttatgtatatatgtatatttatgtgtgtgtatgtatatttatgtgtgtgtgtgtatgtatatttatgtatgtgtgtgtatgtatatttatgtatgtatgcatatatgtatgtgtgtatgtatgtatatgtatatatctgtgtatttacgtgtgtctatgtatgtgtgtatatatatatatgtatgtgtgtgtgtgtgtgtatttatgtgtgggtGTCTGTCTAATATATAAACAAGAAAATGTTATCTGCGCAATAACACTGCAAAACGTTGTATGTCACTTTAAGGATATACAAATCTGAACCATCAGAGTAGTATATTAAAACATGTAAAGATTCACATTTATAGATGAAAAACCATTTGATACAATAAGTTCATATGAGTAGCAAGGTTCGTATCCAACGATTTGGGCAGCAGAAACAAATGAGGTGTGAAGATTCCCAAGACTTCACCAATAGCTACAAGAAAAGATTGCGTATCTGCGCCTCCAAATAAAGGTAAAATATGAGTTGAAAATGGCAATATTAGTATGGGGTATTAACCCCTATAGCAGAGCACTTCCAactacctcaatcaatatgaggtaagtagccgctgtAAAGAAATAGAGCACTGCTCCCTCCGGTATCCAAGCTGTCCAATATATACGAAAACAGGGGATCCAGGGGGTCTGGTCTGCCGTGCACTGGACATCCTACTTTAGCCTCTCAAGATGTAATGCCTGACTTTCCCCAGTGATGGCTGCTTATGAAGCCTCTCATAAGCAGCCAGCACAGGGGAAAGTCAGGCATTATTTTACCTCTATTTAGAGGCGCAGATACGCAATCTTTTCTTgtcccctttttatatatatttatatatatatatatatatatatctatatatatgtgtgtgtgtatttttgtatctgtatttgtatgtatatataagaaaatgtatgcttacctgataaatgtatatatttcttgacacgatgagtccacggatcatctaattactattgggaatatcactcctgcccagcaggaggcggcaaagagcaccacagcaaagctgttaaatatcacctcccttccctcccaccccagtcatttgaccaaagtaaagaagagaaagaaagcaacaaggtgcagaagtgtctgaagtttataacaaaccaacaacctgtctttagaacagggcggggcgtggacttgtgtcaagaaagaaatacatttatcaggtaagcatacattttattttatttctaatgagtccacggatcatctaattactattgggaatcaatacccaagctagagtacacagatgatacgggagggacaagacagggaacctaaacgaaaggcaccactgcttgaagaacctttcttccaaaagcagccaaggcaaaagtgtcaaatttgtagaattttgaaaaagtgtgaagagaggaccaagttgcagtcttgcaaatctgacctacaaaagctttatttttgaatgcccatgagatagaaacagccctcgtggaatgagccgtaaccctctctggGGGTTGCTGTCTAGCAGTTTTATAGGCAAAACATTTGATACTCTTCAGcccaaaagaaagaagtagccgtagctttctgtcccttactttctcctgagaaaaccacaaacaaggcagaagactgacgaaaatccttagttgcctgtaagtaaaattttagagcacgtaccacgtctaaattgtgcagaagacgtttcttctgagaagaaggattaggacacaatgaaggaacaacaatcttctgattaatgttcttgtcagaaactactttaggaagaaaacctaactttgtacgtaaaactaccttatcctaatgaaggtaaggtgactcatactgtaatgccgagagctctgacactctacgagcagatgaaatagccacgagaaacaaaactttccaagataacaacttaatatctaaggaatgcatgggctcaaacggagccccttgaagaaccttaagaactaactaaattaagactccagggaggagtaactggtttgaacacaggcctgatcctgaccaaggcctgacaaaacgattgcacatctggaatgtcagccagacgtttatgtaacaaaatagacaaggcagatatttgacccttcagggaactagccgataatcctttctccataccttcttggagaaatgacagaattctaggaatcctaaccctgcaCCAGGattagccctttgattcacaccaatataggtatttacgccatatcttgttgtaaatctttctagtcacaggcttacaagcctgaatcatggtctcaatgaccgaatctgaaaatccccgcttggctaaaattaagcgttcaatcttcacgcagtcagcttcagagaaactagatttggatgaaggaagggcccttgaagtataaggtccttcctcaatggtctccaaggtggaagagatgacatgtccaccagatctgcatacgaaatcctgcgaggccaagccggtgcaatgaggatcactgacgtcctctcttgcttgattcgagcaatgactcgaggaagaagagcaaacagaggaaataggttggcaagactgaaattccaaggtaccgccagggcgtctatcaataacgcctgagggtcccttgacctcgatccatacctcggaagcttggcattctgtcgagatgtcatgagatccaattctgggtaaacccatttgagaatcagactggaaaacacttccggatggagttcccactcccccgggtgaaaggtctgtctgctcaggaagtccgcctcccagttgtccacccatgggatgtggatcgccgacagacagcaattgtgggtctccgcacaccgaattatcttggttacctctgtcttgactaaggaactccttgttcctccctgatgattgatgtaagccgaggctaactggggataggccagaagagcattgaagattgctctcagctccagaatgtttataggcagaacagactgactgagtccaaactccctgagccccagactgctccccatcctagaaggctggcgtttgttgtcacaatcacccagcaaggcctgcgaaagcaggttccctgggagagatgatcctgagataaccaccattgaagagaatcccttgtctcctgctccagtagtattcgtggagacaaatccgcataatctccgttccattgactgagcatgtttaactgcagaggtctgaggtggaaatgagcaaactggatgatgtccattgccgccaccatcagcccgattacctccatgcactgagccactgatggccgaggagcggactgaagcactaggcaagaatcg
The nucleotide sequence above comes from Bombina bombina isolate aBomBom1 chromosome 7, aBomBom1.pri, whole genome shotgun sequence. Encoded proteins:
- the LOC128635631 gene encoding gastrula zinc finger protein XlCGF8.2DB-like; translated protein: MLENMFGLYSPQERTCIQNAHKKRFMKYCIIKCFNRKSNLYKRPLCIAKEKRFACIECGKDFHKNAYLVRHQIVHTGYRPYACSECGKCFNQNGDLVKHKRFHTREKPFACPECGKCFRQSAHLTTHLTIHTGQKPFACPECGKQFRQNSHLVRHQKLHENIKTEKTFSCHICRKSFKQSSELVIHKRSHTGAKPFPCSECGKSFRQNAHLLTHQAIHTCEKPFACSKCGQHFRQNSHLIVHERTHTGKKPFACAECGKSYTRNAAFLKHLQVHTGEKSNTCTECGKCFIQKSVLDDHKQTHTGKKPFVCSECGKKFSRNATFCAHKRTHNTKNIHMPQM